From the genome of Argentina anserina chromosome 4, drPotAnse1.1, whole genome shotgun sequence, one region includes:
- the LOC126791043 gene encoding probable receptor-like serine/threonine-protein kinase At5g57670, with translation MKYIRTNSLKRLFSLKRRSLEEVVSPPSVCCDVEESNESLKNVEAIELSPRPSWKCFSFEEISDATNGFSSENLVGKGGYAEVYRGVLKGYEEIAVKRITKTVADERKEKEFLNEIGTIGHVCHPNVLSLVGCCIDNGLYLIFHFSSRGSVASLLHDESLPPMDWKTRYKIAIGTGRGLHYLHKGCQRRIIHRDIKSTNILLTVDFEPQISDFGLAKWLPSQWTHHSIAPIEGTFGHLAPEYYMHGIVDEKTDVFAFGVILLELISGRKPVDGCHQSLHSWAKPILNQGDIDQLVDPRLRGVYDVTQLKRLAFAGSLCIRASPTWRPTMSEVLEVMELEGEVDKERWEMPEEEEEHDEFWGFEDLEYEFDSSFSVSPHDSISTRSR, from the exons ATGAAATACATTAGGACAAACAGCCTGAAGAGGCTCTTCTCACTCAAAAGAAGAAGCTTGGAAGAAGTTGTGAGCCCACCGAGTGTTTGCTGTGATGTTGAAGAGAGCAATGAAAGCCTCAAGAATGTTGAAGCTATAGAGCTTTCTCCAAGACCCTCATGGAAATGCTTCTCCTTTGAAGAGATTTCAGATGCCACCAATGGTTTCAGCTCAG AGAATCTGGTTGGGAAAGGAGGATACGCAGAGGTGTATAGAGGAGTTCTTAAAGGTTATGAGGAAATTGCAGTGAAGAGGATCACAAAGACTGTGGCTGATGAAAGGAAAGAGAAGGAGTTCTTGAATGAGATTGGAACTATTGGTCATGTTTGCCATCCAAATGTGTTGTCACTTGTGGGATGTTGCATTGACAATGGCCTTTATCTCATCTTCCATTTCTCCTCCAGAGGCTCTGTTGCTTCTCTTCTCCATG ATGAGAGTTTGCCACCTATGGATTGGAAAACAAGGTATAAAATAGCTATTGGGACAGGAAGAGGCCTCCATTACTTGCACAAGGGCTGCCAGAGGAGGATAATTCACAGGGACATTAAGTCCACAAATATACTATTGACTGTAGATTTTGAACCACAG ATATCTGATTTTGGACTAGCAAAATGGCTTCCATCACAGTGGACACATCACTCAATTGCTCCAATTGAAGGGACCTTTGG GCACTTGGCACCTGAGTACTATATGCATGGAATTGTGGATGAGAAAACAGATGTCTTTGCTTTTGGAGTTATTTTATTAGAGCTCATCTCAGGCAGGAAACCAGTCGATGGCTGTCACCAAAGCTTACATAGCTGG GCAAAACCAATATTAAACCAGGGAGATATTGATCAGCTAGTAGATCCAAGGCTCAGAGGTGTCTATGATGTTACACAGCTGAAAAGACTTGCCTTTGCAGGATCTCTCTGCATTCGAGCATCGCCGACATGGCGTCCTACTATGAGCGAG GTGTTAGAGGTTATGGAGTTAGAAGGTGAAGTAGACAAAGAGCGGTGGGAGATgccagaggaagaagaagagcatGATGAATTCTGGGGTTTTGAGGATCTGGAATACGAGTTTGACAGTTCCTTCTCAGTTTCACCTCATGATTCCATTTCTACTAGAAGTCGGTAG